In Rattus rattus isolate New Zealand chromosome 3, Rrattus_CSIRO_v1, whole genome shotgun sequence, one genomic interval encodes:
- the Abhd18 gene encoding protein ABHD18 isoform X3, with product MGGALILESAALLHWLEREGYGPLGMTGISMGGHMASLAVSNWPKPMPLIPCLSWSTASGVFTTGVLSKSINWRELEKQYYTQTVYEEEIIHMLEYCGTDSFKMGHEFMKHFPSNEDKLTNLNLVSRTLNLDMRDQVMSPKHAECHHSGKASISATSKGQLLQDTAKVERLNQTLTTNKSCFASYSPQSLHLLSREQRRSNLQKESLIFMKGVMDECTHVANFSVPVDPSLIIVVQAKEDAYIPRTGVRSLQEIWPGCEIRYLEGGHISAYLFKQGLFR from the exons ATGGGAGGCGCTCTTATTCTTGAGTCTGCAGCTCTCTTGCACTGGCTGGAGAGGGAAGGTTATGGACCTCTTGGGATGACTGGGATATCCATGGGAGGACAT ATGGCCTCCTTAGCAGTGTCCAACTGGCCCAAGCCCATGCCGTTGATTCCATGCCTGTCTTGGTCCACAGCGTCTGGGGTCTTCACCACG ggTGTATTGAGTAAATCAATTAATTGGCGGGAGCTGGAAAAGCAGTATTATACACAGACAGTTTATGAAGAAGAAATTATTCATATGCTCGAATACTGTGGG ACAGATTCTTTCAAAATGGGACACGAGTTCATGAAACACTTCCCTAGCAATGAAGACAAGCTGACTAACCTGAATCTGGTTTCCAGAACTTTAAACTTAGATATGAGAGACCAAGTTATGTCCCCAAAGCATGCTGAGTGCCATCATTCTGGTAAAGCATCTATCAGTGCTACTTCAAAAGGACAGCTGTTGCAAGATACAGCTAAGGTGGAACGCTTGAATCAAACACTCACAACTAACAAAAGTTGTTTTGCAAGTTACAGCCCTCAGTCATTACACTTGCTCAGTAGAGAACAAAGAAGGAGCAACCTTCAAAAAGAATCTTTAATATTCATGAAAGGAGTCATGGATGAATGCACTCACGTAGCAAACTTCTCAG TTCCAGTTGACCCAAGCCTCATTATAGTGGTACAAGCCAAAGAGGATGCCTATATTCCACGAACAGGAGTTCGAAGCTTACAAGAAATTTGGCCTGGTTGTGAAATCCGGTATCTAGAAGGGGGTCATATCAGTGCTTATCTCTTTAAACAAGGACTTTTCAGGTAA
- the Abhd18 gene encoding protein ABHD18 isoform X2 produces MGVSKLDILYRRLLLTKLFIRGWGRPEDLKRLFEFRKMIGNRERCQNLVSSDYPVHIDKVEEQSDCKILDGHFVSPMAHYVPGIMPIESVIARFQFIVPKEWNSRYRPVCIHLAGTGDHHYWRRRTLMARPMIKEARMASLLLENPYYGCRKPKDQVRSSLKNVSDLFVMGGALILESAALLHWLEREGYGPLGMTGISMGGHGVLSKSINWRELEKQYYTQTVYEEEIIHMLEYCGTDSFKMGHEFMKHFPSNEDKLTNLNLVSRTLNLDMRDQVMSPKHAECHHSGKASISATSKGQLLQDTAKVERLNQTLTTNKSCFASYSPQSLHLLSREQRRSNLQKESLIFMKGVMDECTHVANFSVPVDPSLIIVVQAKEDAYIPRTGVRSLQEIWPGCEIRYLEGGHISAYLFKQGLFR; encoded by the exons ATGGGTGTAAGCAAGTTAGATATCCTATACCGGAGACTTCTCCTCACCAAACTTTTCATCAGAGGATGGGGAAGGCCAGAAGATCTCAAGAG ACTCTTTGAATTCAGAAAGATGATTGGAAATCGAGAAAGGTGCCAGAACCTGGTTTCAAGTGACTATCCGGTACACATCGATAAG gttgaAGAACAGTCAGATTGTAAGATCCTAGATGGACACTTTGTTTCTCCCATGGCCCACTATGTGCCTGGTATCATGCCAATTGAGTCTGTTATTGCAAG GTTCCAGTTTATCGTGCCTAAAGAATGGAACAGCAGATACAGACCTGTGTGCATTCATCTGGCTGGAACAGGAGACCAT CATTATTGGAGGCGCAGAACGCTCATGGCTCGTCCCATGATTAAGGAGGCCAGAATGGCTTCTTTGTTGCTAGAAAACCCTTATT ATGGCTGCAGGAAGCCCAAGGACCAAGT AAGATCCAGCTTAAAAAATGTGTCTGACCTATTTGTGATGGGAGGCGCTCTTATTCTTGAGTCTGCAGCTCTCTTGCACTGGCTGGAGAGGGAAGGTTATGGACCTCTTGGGATGACTGGGATATCCATGGGAGGACAT ggTGTATTGAGTAAATCAATTAATTGGCGGGAGCTGGAAAAGCAGTATTATACACAGACAGTTTATGAAGAAGAAATTATTCATATGCTCGAATACTGTGGG ACAGATTCTTTCAAAATGGGACACGAGTTCATGAAACACTTCCCTAGCAATGAAGACAAGCTGACTAACCTGAATCTGGTTTCCAGAACTTTAAACTTAGATATGAGAGACCAAGTTATGTCCCCAAAGCATGCTGAGTGCCATCATTCTGGTAAAGCATCTATCAGTGCTACTTCAAAAGGACAGCTGTTGCAAGATACAGCTAAGGTGGAACGCTTGAATCAAACACTCACAACTAACAAAAGTTGTTTTGCAAGTTACAGCCCTCAGTCATTACACTTGCTCAGTAGAGAACAAAGAAGGAGCAACCTTCAAAAAGAATCTTTAATATTCATGAAAGGAGTCATGGATGAATGCACTCACGTAGCAAACTTCTCAG TTCCAGTTGACCCAAGCCTCATTATAGTGGTACAAGCCAAAGAGGATGCCTATATTCCACGAACAGGAGTTCGAAGCTTACAAGAAATTTGGCCTGGTTGTGAAATCCGGTATCTAGAAGGGGGTCATATCAGTGCTTATCTCTTTAAACAAGGACTTTTCAGGTAA
- the Abhd18 gene encoding protein ABHD18 isoform X1 produces the protein MGVSKLDILYRRLLLTKLFIRGWGRPEDLKRLFEFRKMIGNRERCQNLVSSDYPVHIDKVEEQSDCKILDGHFVSPMAHYVPGIMPIESVIARFQFIVPKEWNSRYRPVCIHLAGTGDHHYWRRRTLMARPMIKEARMASLLLENPYYGCRKPKDQVRSSLKNVSDLFVMGGALILESAALLHWLEREGYGPLGMTGISMGGHMASLAVSNWPKPMPLIPCLSWSTASGVFTTGVLSKSINWRELEKQYYTQTVYEEEIIHMLEYCGTDSFKMGHEFMKHFPSNEDKLTNLNLVSRTLNLDMRDQVMSPKHAECHHSGKASISATSKGQLLQDTAKVERLNQTLTTNKSCFASYSPQSLHLLSREQRRSNLQKESLIFMKGVMDECTHVANFSVPVDPSLIIVVQAKEDAYIPRTGVRSLQEIWPGCEIRYLEGGHISAYLFKQGLFR, from the exons ATGGGTGTAAGCAAGTTAGATATCCTATACCGGAGACTTCTCCTCACCAAACTTTTCATCAGAGGATGGGGAAGGCCAGAAGATCTCAAGAG ACTCTTTGAATTCAGAAAGATGATTGGAAATCGAGAAAGGTGCCAGAACCTGGTTTCAAGTGACTATCCGGTACACATCGATAAG gttgaAGAACAGTCAGATTGTAAGATCCTAGATGGACACTTTGTTTCTCCCATGGCCCACTATGTGCCTGGTATCATGCCAATTGAGTCTGTTATTGCAAG GTTCCAGTTTATCGTGCCTAAAGAATGGAACAGCAGATACAGACCTGTGTGCATTCATCTGGCTGGAACAGGAGACCAT CATTATTGGAGGCGCAGAACGCTCATGGCTCGTCCCATGATTAAGGAGGCCAGAATGGCTTCTTTGTTGCTAGAAAACCCTTATT ATGGCTGCAGGAAGCCCAAGGACCAAGT AAGATCCAGCTTAAAAAATGTGTCTGACCTATTTGTGATGGGAGGCGCTCTTATTCTTGAGTCTGCAGCTCTCTTGCACTGGCTGGAGAGGGAAGGTTATGGACCTCTTGGGATGACTGGGATATCCATGGGAGGACAT ATGGCCTCCTTAGCAGTGTCCAACTGGCCCAAGCCCATGCCGTTGATTCCATGCCTGTCTTGGTCCACAGCGTCTGGGGTCTTCACCACG ggTGTATTGAGTAAATCAATTAATTGGCGGGAGCTGGAAAAGCAGTATTATACACAGACAGTTTATGAAGAAGAAATTATTCATATGCTCGAATACTGTGGG ACAGATTCTTTCAAAATGGGACACGAGTTCATGAAACACTTCCCTAGCAATGAAGACAAGCTGACTAACCTGAATCTGGTTTCCAGAACTTTAAACTTAGATATGAGAGACCAAGTTATGTCCCCAAAGCATGCTGAGTGCCATCATTCTGGTAAAGCATCTATCAGTGCTACTTCAAAAGGACAGCTGTTGCAAGATACAGCTAAGGTGGAACGCTTGAATCAAACACTCACAACTAACAAAAGTTGTTTTGCAAGTTACAGCCCTCAGTCATTACACTTGCTCAGTAGAGAACAAAGAAGGAGCAACCTTCAAAAAGAATCTTTAATATTCATGAAAGGAGTCATGGATGAATGCACTCACGTAGCAAACTTCTCAG TTCCAGTTGACCCAAGCCTCATTATAGTGGTACAAGCCAAAGAGGATGCCTATATTCCACGAACAGGAGTTCGAAGCTTACAAGAAATTTGGCCTGGTTGTGAAATCCGGTATCTAGAAGGGGGTCATATCAGTGCTTATCTCTTTAAACAAGGACTTTTCAGGTAA